A genomic segment from Stenotrophomonas maltophilia encodes:
- a CDS encoding phosphatidate cytidylyltransferase: MTKTRVLAALIMAPVAIAAILLLPTQWLAAAAAAVLLIGLWEWLKLAGIEDTLARTVLLVLNLLLMVLLVWADGSTLVLFQITTLAGVAWWLAALVWLRFFNFGAQPSAPSRILKMLAGTLAIVPAWAALVLIHAGGDPPGKQGHLWLLAALALVWAADSGAYFAGRHFGKHKLAPRISPNKTWEGLFGGLLAGVAVAVGLGWLAGIDAAHLPGLLITSVVAVFASVLGDLFESLIKRHAGAKDSGHLIPGHGGVLDRVDGVLAAVPVFALGKEIFGF; the protein is encoded by the coding sequence ATGACCAAGACCCGAGTCCTTGCCGCGCTGATCATGGCGCCGGTTGCCATTGCGGCGATCCTGCTGCTGCCCACGCAATGGCTGGCCGCCGCCGCCGCCGCAGTGCTGCTGATCGGCCTGTGGGAATGGCTGAAGCTGGCCGGAATCGAAGACACCCTGGCGCGCACCGTGCTGCTGGTGCTGAACCTGCTGCTGATGGTGCTGCTGGTCTGGGCCGACGGCAGCACGCTGGTCCTGTTCCAGATAACCACGCTGGCCGGCGTCGCCTGGTGGCTGGCCGCGCTGGTCTGGCTGCGCTTCTTCAACTTCGGTGCACAACCGTCGGCGCCCTCGCGGATCCTGAAGATGCTGGCCGGCACCCTGGCCATCGTGCCCGCCTGGGCCGCACTGGTGCTGATCCATGCCGGCGGCGATCCGCCGGGCAAGCAGGGCCACCTGTGGCTGCTGGCTGCGCTGGCGCTGGTGTGGGCGGCCGACTCGGGCGCCTATTTCGCCGGCCGCCATTTCGGCAAGCACAAGCTGGCCCCGCGGATCAGCCCCAACAAGACCTGGGAAGGCCTGTTCGGCGGCCTGCTGGCCGGTGTCGCCGTGGCCGTCGGCCTGGGCTGGCTGGCCGGCATCGATGCCGCACACCTGCCGGGCCTGCTGATCACCTCGGTGGTGGCCGTGTTCGCCTCGGTGCTGGGTGACCTGTTCGAGAGCCTGATCAAGCGCCACGCGGGCGCCAAGGACTCGGGCCACCTGATCCCCGGCCATGGCGGCGTGCTCGACCGTGTCGACGGCGTCCTCGCCGCCGTGCCGGTGTTCGCGCTGGGCAAGGAAATCTTCGGGTTCTGA
- the uppS gene encoding polyprenyl diphosphate synthase: protein MPSAPPPLPAALPRHIAIIMDGNGRWAQQRRRPRVIGHRAGARAVNRTIERCLELGIPALTLFAFSSENWGRPQEEVDALMKLFLGALDREVDELHRRGVRVRFIGERERFGAGLVSRMQLAEQRTADNTTPTLSIAASYGGRQDIARAARALAVEVAAGRLLPEQIDESLLGSQVALADLPPPDLFIRTGGDTRISNFLLWQLAYTELWFTEALWPDFDAGQLQQALDAYAGRERRFGLTSAQIAALATETSSP from the coding sequence ATGCCTTCAGCCCCGCCTCCGTTGCCGGCTGCCCTGCCCCGCCACATTGCCATCATCATGGATGGCAATGGGCGCTGGGCACAGCAACGCCGTCGCCCCCGCGTGATCGGCCACCGTGCCGGCGCGCGCGCGGTCAACCGCACCATCGAGCGCTGCCTTGAACTGGGCATTCCGGCGCTGACCCTGTTTGCCTTCTCCAGCGAGAACTGGGGCCGGCCGCAGGAGGAAGTGGACGCGTTGATGAAGCTGTTCCTCGGCGCGCTCGACCGCGAAGTGGACGAGCTGCACCGGCGTGGCGTGCGCGTGCGCTTCATCGGCGAACGCGAGCGTTTCGGTGCCGGGCTGGTCAGCCGCATGCAGCTGGCCGAGCAGCGTACCGCCGACAACACCACCCCGACCCTGTCGATCGCCGCCAGCTATGGTGGCCGCCAGGACATCGCCCGCGCCGCGCGCGCCCTGGCCGTCGAAGTGGCGGCCGGTCGCCTGTTGCCCGAGCAGATCGACGAATCGCTGCTGGGCAGCCAGGTGGCCCTGGCCGACCTGCCGCCGCCGGATCTGTTCATCCGCACCGGCGGCGACACCCGCATCAGCAACTTCCTGCTGTGGCAGCTGGCCTATACCGAGCTGTGGTTCACCGAGGCCCTGTGGCCGGACTTCGATGCCGGGCAGCTGCAGCAGGCGCTTGACGCCTATGCCGGCCGCGAGCGTCGTTTCGGCCTGACCAGCGCCCAGATTGCCGCACTGGCCACCGAGACTTCCAGCCCATGA
- the frr gene encoding ribosome recycling factor: MLNDIKNNAQTRMAKSIDALKHTLTSIRTGRATPALLDRVTVNAYGNASTPLNQVASISNADAHSLLVTPFDKSMIKEIEKGLYNAEFTPNTLGTAIRINMPPPTEERRKELAKQVQKEGEGAKIAIRNIRQDANKEIAKLDKDKAISEDEKKRGEDDIQKLTDANIKDVDKVVADKEKELLSV; the protein is encoded by the coding sequence ATGCTCAACGACATCAAGAACAACGCGCAGACGCGCATGGCCAAGAGCATCGACGCTCTGAAGCACACCCTCACCTCCATCCGGACCGGGCGTGCCACGCCGGCCCTGCTGGACCGCGTGACGGTCAATGCCTACGGCAACGCCAGCACCCCGCTGAACCAGGTCGCATCGATCTCCAACGCCGATGCCCACTCGCTGCTGGTCACGCCGTTCGACAAGAGCATGATCAAGGAGATCGAGAAGGGTCTCTACAACGCCGAGTTCACCCCGAACACCCTGGGCACCGCGATCCGCATCAACATGCCGCCGCCGACCGAAGAGCGCCGCAAGGAGCTGGCCAAGCAGGTGCAGAAGGAAGGTGAAGGCGCCAAGATCGCGATCCGCAACATCCGCCAGGACGCGAACAAGGAAATCGCCAAGCTGGACAAGGACAAGGCGATCAGCGAAGACGAAAAGAAGCGCGGCGAAGACGACATCCAGAAGCTGACCGACGCCAACATCAAGGACGTCGACAAGGTCGTCGCCGACAAGGAAAAAGAACTGCTGTCGGTCTGA
- the pyrH gene encoding UMP kinase: MSKLAYRRILLKLSGEALMGDEDYGIDPKIINRLAREVIEAQQAGAEVALVIGGGNIFRGAGLAAGGMDRVTGDQMGMLATVINALAMQDALEKLGAKARVMSAIKINDVCEDYIRRRAIRHLEKGRLVIFAAGVGSPFFTTDSGAALRAIEIGADLLLKATKVDGVYDKDPNKHSDAVRFDSLSYDEVIRRGLEVMDTAAFALARDSDLPMRVFDMGQPGELLKILNGANIGTLVQGRDPA, translated from the coding sequence ATGTCCAAGCTCGCCTATCGCCGCATCCTTCTGAAACTGTCCGGGGAGGCGCTGATGGGAGATGAGGACTACGGCATCGACCCGAAGATCATCAATCGCCTGGCCCGTGAGGTCATCGAAGCCCAGCAGGCCGGTGCCGAAGTGGCGCTGGTGATCGGCGGCGGCAACATCTTCCGCGGCGCCGGCCTGGCCGCTGGCGGCATGGACCGGGTCACCGGCGACCAGATGGGCATGCTGGCCACCGTCATCAACGCCCTGGCCATGCAGGATGCCCTGGAGAAGCTGGGCGCCAAGGCCCGCGTGATGAGCGCGATCAAGATCAACGACGTGTGCGAGGACTACATCCGCCGTCGCGCCATCCGCCACCTGGAAAAGGGCCGCCTGGTGATCTTCGCGGCCGGCGTCGGCAGCCCGTTCTTCACCACCGATTCCGGCGCCGCCCTGCGCGCGATCGAGATCGGCGCCGACCTGCTGCTGAAGGCCACCAAGGTCGATGGCGTGTACGACAAGGACCCGAACAAGCACAGCGATGCGGTCCGCTTCGACAGCCTGAGCTACGACGAAGTGATCCGCCGCGGCCTGGAAGTGATGGACACTGCGGCCTTCGCTCTGGCCCGCGACAGCGACCTGCCGATGCGCGTGTTCGACATGGGCCAGCCGGGCGAGCTGCTGAAGATCCTCAACGGCGCGAACATCGGCACCCTGGTCCAGGGCCGCGACCCGGCCTGA
- a CDS encoding GGDEF domain-containing protein: protein MPPELTAALALCRNLPSPPGIALRIIELAQDPEADIATAADIIAIDMALSARMLRIANSPLYASRRRIENLGQALTMLGLNATISLALGFTVTQGLTGGAGADHDLRQRAWKRSILSALAASQLGQARGLRRLEELMLAGLLQDLGVLCLAQAESERYLPLLREARDNIDLVARERDELGCSHAEVGAWVAEQWGLPRYLVESISHSEDEDTAESPFQACVQLSGAVADIWLDSDADAARERALQQVHDRLELDSARFDQVLARISEALPDIASLFDAGLNSPSRVRELIDHAQELATLRNLRELQDADQARRRADEFEARAKRLADQAHRDALTGVLNRRQLEAVLEQEFLRAGRQGWPLSVAFIDLDDFKKINDAHGHLTGDEVLRAFAGKLQGQLRNSDTVARFGGEEFVALLPNTSESVALDVIRRVLANIVATPMAELEGGPLFVTFSAGVATQGGYERFADVQDLLRAADDVLYRSKNLGRNRVIARSPGALGHDELSATAGAELG, encoded by the coding sequence ATGCCTCCCGAGCTGACAGCTGCCCTGGCGCTCTGCCGCAACCTGCCTTCGCCACCCGGTATTGCCCTGCGCATCATCGAACTGGCCCAGGACCCGGAAGCGGACATCGCCACCGCCGCCGACATCATCGCCATCGACATGGCGCTGAGCGCTCGCATGCTGCGCATCGCCAATTCGCCGCTGTATGCCAGCCGCCGCCGCATCGAGAACCTCGGCCAGGCGCTGACCATGCTGGGCCTGAACGCCACGATCAGCCTCGCCCTCGGCTTCACCGTCACCCAGGGCCTGACCGGCGGGGCCGGCGCCGACCATGACCTGCGCCAGCGCGCGTGGAAGCGCAGCATCCTCAGTGCCCTGGCTGCCAGCCAGCTGGGCCAGGCGCGCGGCCTGCGCCGGCTGGAGGAGCTGATGCTGGCCGGCCTGCTGCAGGACCTGGGCGTGCTGTGCCTGGCCCAGGCCGAGTCGGAGCGCTACCTGCCGCTGCTGCGCGAAGCACGCGACAACATCGACCTGGTCGCCCGCGAGCGCGACGAACTGGGCTGCAGCCACGCCGAGGTCGGCGCCTGGGTGGCCGAGCAATGGGGCCTGCCCCGCTACCTGGTGGAGAGCATCAGCCACAGCGAGGACGAGGACACCGCCGAATCGCCGTTCCAGGCCTGCGTGCAGCTGTCCGGCGCGGTGGCCGACATCTGGCTGGACAGCGACGCCGACGCCGCGCGCGAGCGCGCCCTGCAACAGGTGCACGACCGCCTGGAACTGGACAGCGCACGCTTCGACCAGGTGCTGGCGCGTATCAGCGAGGCCCTGCCCGACATCGCCAGCCTGTTCGATGCCGGTCTCAATTCACCGTCGCGGGTGCGCGAGCTGATCGATCACGCGCAGGAACTGGCCACGCTGCGCAACCTGCGTGAACTGCAGGATGCCGACCAGGCCCGCCGCCGCGCCGACGAGTTCGAGGCGCGCGCCAAGCGCCTCGCCGACCAGGCCCATCGCGACGCGTTGACCGGCGTGCTCAACCGCCGCCAGCTGGAAGCGGTGCTGGAGCAGGAATTCCTGCGCGCCGGCCGCCAGGGTTGGCCACTGTCGGTGGCCTTCATCGACCTGGACGACTTCAAGAAGATCAACGACGCCCACGGCCACCTGACCGGCGACGAGGTGCTGCGCGCCTTCGCGGGCAAACTGCAGGGCCAGCTGCGCAACAGCGATACTGTGGCCCGCTTCGGCGGCGAGGAATTCGTCGCACTGCTGCCCAACACCAGCGAAAGCGTGGCCCTGGACGTGATCCGCCGGGTGCTGGCCAACATCGTCGCCACACCGATGGCCGAGCTGGAGGGCGGACCGCTGTTCGTCACCTTCTCCGCCGGCGTGGCCACCCAGGGCGGCTACGAGCGATTCGCCGACGTACAGGACCTGCTGCGCGCGGCCGACGATGTGCTGTACCGCTCCAAGAACCTGGGCCGCAACCGGGTGATCGCCCGCTCGCCGGGCGCCCTCGGCCACGACGAGCTGTCGGCCACCGCCGGCGCCGAACTGGGCTGA
- the tsf gene encoding translation elongation factor Ts has protein sequence MEITASLVKELRERTGAGMMECKKALTEANGDINAAAEAMRKSGAAKADKKADRVAAEGRLGLAQDGGKAVLVEVNSETDFVANDDNFKSFVNAVAAAALASGATDVEAVKAAKLADGRTVEEARATAVQTLGENIQIRRMVKVDGNNTIGAYVHTNGKVGVLVDLVGGDVELARGLAMHVAALKPPHNKAADVPAEFVEKEKEIELAKMSEKDKAKPADILEKIISGKINKIVSDVTLYGQTYVLGDTTVEQVVKAAGADVAGFKLLIVGEGIEKVVEDYAAEVAKAMQV, from the coding sequence GTGGAAATCACTGCTTCCCTGGTCAAGGAACTGCGCGAGCGCACCGGCGCCGGCATGATGGAATGCAAGAAGGCGCTTACCGAAGCCAACGGCGACATCAACGCTGCTGCTGAAGCCATGCGCAAGTCCGGCGCTGCCAAGGCCGACAAGAAGGCTGACCGCGTGGCCGCCGAAGGCCGTCTGGGCCTGGCCCAGGACGGCGGCAAGGCCGTGCTGGTCGAAGTCAACTCGGAAACCGACTTCGTCGCCAACGATGACAACTTCAAGTCCTTCGTCAACGCCGTCGCCGCCGCTGCCCTGGCATCGGGCGCCACCGACGTCGAAGCCGTGAAGGCTGCCAAGCTGGCCGACGGCCGCACCGTTGAAGAAGCCCGCGCCACCGCCGTGCAGACCCTGGGTGAGAACATCCAGATCCGTCGCATGGTGAAGGTTGATGGCAACAACACCATCGGCGCCTACGTCCACACCAACGGCAAGGTCGGCGTTCTGGTCGATCTGGTCGGCGGCGACGTCGAGCTGGCCCGTGGCCTGGCCATGCACGTGGCCGCGCTGAAGCCGCCGCACAACAAGGCTGCGGACGTCCCGGCCGAGTTCGTCGAGAAGGAAAAGGAAATCGAGCTGGCCAAGATGTCCGAGAAGGACAAGGCCAAGCCGGCCGACATCCTGGAAAAGATCATCAGCGGCAAGATCAACAAGATCGTCAGCGACGTGACCCTGTACGGCCAGACCTACGTGCTGGGCGACACCACCGTCGAGCAGGTGGTCAAGGCCGCTGGCGCCGACGTGGCAGGCTTCAAGCTGCTGATCGTCGGCGAAGGCATCGAGAAGGTGGTGGAAGACTACGCCGCCGAAGTTGCCAAGGCAATGCAGGTCTGA
- the rpsB gene encoding 30S ribosomal protein S2, with translation MPQVTMRQMLEAGVHFGHQTRYWNPKMAPYIFGARGKIHIINLEKTVPLFNDAMNFISSVAQKRGTVLFLGTKRSARETIKEEAERCGMPFMNQRWLGGTLTNFRTVKQSVARLKELEAGETDGTFEKLVKHEVLGLRRERDKLEASLGGIKDMNRLPDAIFVIDIGHEDIAIKEAKKLGIPVIAVVDTNYNPELVDYAIPGNDDAIRAVQLYARAAADAVLEGKAAAPHAASVREEEFAEAAAEGEEKPARRAPAKKAAKKGDDAQA, from the coding sequence ATGCCCCAGGTCACCATGCGTCAGATGCTGGAAGCCGGCGTCCACTTCGGCCACCAGACCCGCTACTGGAACCCGAAGATGGCTCCGTACATCTTCGGCGCCCGCGGCAAGATCCACATCATCAACCTGGAAAAGACCGTCCCGCTGTTCAACGACGCGATGAACTTCATCTCGTCGGTTGCCCAGAAGCGCGGCACCGTCCTGTTCCTGGGCACCAAGCGCAGCGCCCGCGAAACCATCAAGGAAGAAGCCGAGCGTTGCGGCATGCCGTTCATGAACCAGCGTTGGCTGGGCGGCACCCTGACCAACTTCCGTACCGTCAAGCAGTCGGTTGCCCGCCTGAAGGAACTGGAAGCCGGTGAAACCGACGGCACCTTCGAGAAGCTGGTCAAGCACGAAGTGCTGGGCCTGCGTCGCGAGCGCGACAAGCTGGAAGCCTCGCTGGGCGGCATCAAGGACATGAACCGTCTGCCGGACGCCATCTTCGTGATCGACATCGGCCACGAAGACATCGCGATCAAGGAAGCCAAGAAGCTGGGCATCCCGGTCATCGCCGTGGTTGACACCAACTACAACCCGGAACTGGTTGATTACGCCATCCCGGGCAACGACGACGCCATCCGCGCTGTGCAGCTGTACGCCCGCGCCGCTGCCGACGCCGTGCTGGAAGGCAAGGCTGCTGCTCCGCACGCCGCTTCGGTGCGTGAGGAAGAGTTCGCTGAAGCCGCTGCTGAAGGCGAAGAGAAGCCGGCCCGCCGCGCTCCGGCCAAGAAGGCTGCCAAGAAGGGCGACGACGCCCAGGCCTGA
- a CDS encoding fimbrial biogenesis chaperone yields MRALLILLALLLAQPATALELLPTTLQLPAEGGRAELWLHNPGPGRWQGQVQVLAWEQQLDAEQLRPSDLVQVSPARLDLAPGSTQRVWLLPGDPAAAVGEQAYRIVLAPALPGLPRYSLPLFRGPVGPALQARLLGRVETQGSQATLRLSNSGTLHSRLHDLRFITADGKSSLLLGGLAGYVLAGHERRWLLPARADGYAGGHFQARLQDGREVDLAASEPAIAASAPSGL; encoded by the coding sequence ATGCGCGCGCTGCTGATCCTGCTTGCACTGCTGCTGGCGCAGCCCGCCACAGCGCTGGAGCTGTTGCCGACCACCCTGCAGCTGCCGGCCGAAGGCGGCCGCGCCGAGCTGTGGCTGCACAATCCGGGGCCCGGCCGCTGGCAGGGCCAGGTGCAGGTGCTGGCCTGGGAACAGCAGCTGGACGCCGAACAGCTGCGCCCCAGCGACCTGGTCCAGGTCAGCCCGGCGCGGCTGGACCTGGCCCCCGGCAGCACACAGCGCGTCTGGCTGTTGCCAGGCGATCCGGCAGCGGCGGTCGGTGAACAGGCCTATCGGATCGTACTGGCGCCGGCGTTGCCGGGGTTGCCGCGTTACTCGCTGCCGCTGTTCCGCGGCCCAGTGGGGCCAGCCCTGCAGGCCCGGCTGCTGGGCCGCGTCGAGACCCAGGGGTCTCAGGCCACACTGCGACTCAGCAATTCCGGTACTCTCCACAGCCGCCTGCACGATCTGCGTTTCATCACGGCGGACGGCAAATCGTCGCTGCTGCTGGGCGGGCTGGCCGGCTACGTCCTCGCTGGCCATGAACGCCGCTGGCTCCTGCCCGCCCGCGCCGATGGCTATGCAGGTGGCCACTTCCAGGCCCGCCTGCAGGACGGCCGCGAGGTCGATCTGGCCGCATCTGAGCCTGCAATTGCAGCAAGCGCCCCCAGCGGGCTATAA
- a CDS encoding Csu type fimbrial protein: protein MRVLLLVLLLWAGLLAAAPAGATAVCTAVANPTLPFGNINSNAPGPSTANLNITVTCTTAALSLLATTGVRVCVGIGAGTGGGSSATFRTMATSTSDTMNFQLYNNASFGQATGLVPRGTPPAQELTMSYNVPLLTGGSGAQTVQLFGQIPANQVLASGAYSSTFSGASVVLTWAWNEVLLGTATIPATCNGGATGTNSASAAFSFTATANVLPQCGSYVTTNMNFGNVTGGIPANIDQTATLTLTCLKNTAFQVGLNNGQNNPSATTTRRMATIIGSNTYYLTYELYRDPARSQRWGNTLTVDTASSTGTGSAQQLTIYGRVPPVTGQPPAGTYNDLVQVTITY from the coding sequence ATGAGGGTACTGCTGCTCGTCCTGCTGCTGTGGGCCGGGCTGCTGGCAGCGGCGCCCGCCGGTGCCACCGCGGTCTGCACGGCGGTCGCCAATCCGACCCTGCCGTTCGGCAACATCAACAGCAATGCGCCCGGCCCGAGCACGGCCAACCTCAACATCACGGTGACCTGCACCACCGCCGCGCTGAGCCTGCTGGCCACCACTGGCGTGCGCGTCTGCGTGGGCATCGGCGCAGGCACTGGCGGCGGCAGCAGCGCCACCTTCCGCACGATGGCCACCTCCACCAGCGACACCATGAATTTCCAGCTCTACAACAATGCCAGCTTCGGCCAGGCCACCGGCCTGGTCCCGCGCGGCACGCCGCCGGCGCAGGAGCTGACCATGAGCTACAACGTACCGCTGCTGACCGGCGGTAGTGGTGCGCAGACCGTGCAGCTGTTCGGGCAGATCCCGGCCAACCAGGTCCTGGCTTCCGGCGCGTACAGCAGCACCTTCAGCGGTGCCAGCGTGGTGCTGACCTGGGCCTGGAACGAAGTCCTGCTCGGCACCGCCACCATTCCCGCCACCTGCAACGGCGGCGCCACCGGCACCAACAGCGCCAGTGCCGCCTTCAGCTTCACCGCCACCGCCAACGTGCTGCCGCAATGCGGAAGCTACGTCACCACCAACATGAACTTCGGCAACGTCACCGGCGGCATCCCGGCCAACATCGACCAGACCGCAACCCTGACCCTGACCTGCCTGAAGAACACCGCCTTCCAGGTCGGCCTCAACAACGGCCAGAACAATCCCAGTGCCACCACCACCCGGCGCATGGCCACCATCATCGGCAGCAACACCTACTACCTTACCTACGAGCTGTACCGGGATCCGGCGCGGAGCCAGCGCTGGGGCAATACGTTGACCGTCGATACGGCCAGCAGCACCGGCACCGGCAGCGCGCAGCAGCTGACCATCTATGGCCGCGTGCCGCCGGTCACCGGCCAGCCCCCGGCCGGCACCTACAACGACCTGGTGCAGGTGACGATCACTTATTGA
- a CDS encoding fimbria/pilus outer membrane usher protein: MGALLAALAPAATEAADVSGMAAADVSGVSADAILPPPTPLTASQTLYLDVSLNSTPRGLLPFTENRGRLQASPEVLRQLGFNASGDAPVYLDQISGAVVRYDAHMQTLALDVPLDQLTLPTTVLSRPQTRAPTGNASPGVLLNYDVYGSRVDTLGNLSLSSELRVFGIGNGTFENTAISRRYQQPGDRHWRSESVRLDTRWSLDFPDSATTLEVGDFYSGFVDWTRPVRLGGLQIGRNYGLQPYRVLTPTPSFLGQAVVPSTVELYVDGLRQYSGQVPVGPFQLAAQPGISGTGNAQVVVTDAFGRMQTLDFSFYGTQQLLAKGLSDWSVGVGHLRRDFGERSFAYDDRTVASASWRGGVTDRFTGEAHAEGGGGLAQAGIGGWWLLGAAGVFNAAYAHSDYHGLQGGQWALGYSWNNRRFNVNLRSVRSHGDYRDLGALQGNLPPSISEQATLGLDLLRLGTLSASYLRLRYPDGDDNRYASLFWSRTWSQRWSAYLSVNQNLDRSDDRSIYLSVTASLGNNRQASLSSQRNGDSQSWVADVTQPVPGDGSAGGVGWRAQLRHGEDGNGGLAEVGILNDVGRYSFGASRQGGLNYAYASASGSLVWMGGHAFATREVSDAFAVISTNGVGGVPVRLENRLIGVTDDRGLLLVSPLLSWQRNRVSIDTLDLPEDMRADRIEDWVTPRQRAGTRVTFQLRSRPSLSLTLLAMDGQPLEVGSEVQLPDGRQATVGYDGLLYLEDVAAGSVLYVTTSRGPCRVKVPDLPKVVASGARPKPAPQQCVPEVAP, from the coding sequence ATGGGCGCGCTGCTGGCTGCCCTGGCTCCCGCGGCGACCGAGGCCGCCGATGTGTCCGGCATGGCGGCGGCTGATGTCTCCGGCGTATCGGCAGATGCCATCCTGCCGCCCCCGACCCCGCTGACCGCCAGCCAGACGCTGTACCTGGATGTGTCGCTCAACAGCACGCCGCGCGGCCTGCTGCCGTTCACCGAGAACCGCGGCCGGCTGCAGGCCAGCCCCGAAGTGCTGCGCCAGCTCGGCTTCAACGCCAGCGGCGATGCGCCGGTCTACCTGGACCAGATCAGCGGCGCGGTGGTGCGCTATGACGCACACATGCAGACCTTGGCACTGGACGTGCCCTTGGACCAGCTGACCCTGCCCACCACCGTGCTCAGCCGGCCGCAGACGCGCGCACCCACGGGCAACGCCTCGCCCGGCGTGCTGCTCAACTACGACGTCTACGGCAGCCGGGTGGACACGCTCGGCAACCTCAGCCTGAGCTCGGAGCTGCGCGTGTTCGGTATCGGCAACGGCACTTTCGAAAACACCGCCATCAGCCGCCGCTACCAGCAACCCGGCGACCGCCACTGGCGCAGCGAGAGCGTGCGCCTGGACACGCGCTGGAGCCTGGATTTCCCCGACAGCGCAACCACGCTGGAGGTCGGCGACTTCTACAGTGGCTTCGTCGACTGGACCCGCCCGGTGCGCCTGGGCGGCCTGCAGATCGGCCGCAATTACGGCCTGCAGCCCTATCGCGTGCTCACGCCCACGCCGAGCTTCCTCGGCCAGGCCGTGGTGCCCTCCACGGTCGAGCTGTATGTCGATGGCCTGCGCCAGTACAGCGGCCAGGTGCCGGTCGGCCCCTTCCAGCTGGCAGCACAGCCCGGCATCAGCGGCACCGGCAACGCCCAGGTGGTGGTGACCGACGCGTTCGGCCGCATGCAGACGCTGGATTTCAGTTTCTACGGCACCCAGCAGCTGCTGGCCAAGGGCCTGTCGGACTGGTCGGTCGGCGTCGGCCACCTGCGCCGGGATTTCGGCGAGCGCTCCTTCGCCTATGACGATCGCACGGTGGCCAGTGCCAGCTGGCGCGGCGGTGTCACCGACAGGTTCACCGGCGAGGCGCATGCCGAAGGCGGCGGTGGCCTGGCCCAGGCCGGCATCGGTGGCTGGTGGCTGCTCGGCGCCGCCGGTGTGTTCAATGCCGCCTATGCGCACAGTGACTACCACGGCCTGCAGGGTGGGCAATGGGCGTTGGGCTACAGCTGGAACAACCGTCGCTTCAACGTCAATCTGCGCAGCGTGCGCAGCCACGGCGACTACCGTGACCTGGGCGCGCTGCAGGGCAACCTGCCACCAAGCATCAGCGAACAGGCCACGCTCGGCCTGGACCTGCTGCGGCTGGGCACGCTCAGCGCCAGCTATCTGCGCCTGCGCTATCCCGACGGCGACGACAACCGCTACGCGAGCCTGTTCTGGTCGCGTACGTGGAGCCAGCGCTGGTCAGCCTACCTGTCGGTGAACCAGAACCTGGACCGCAGCGACGACCGCAGCATCTACCTGTCGGTGACGGCCAGCCTGGGCAACAACCGCCAGGCCAGCCTTTCGAGCCAGCGCAACGGCGATAGCCAGAGCTGGGTGGCCGACGTGACCCAGCCGGTGCCGGGCGATGGCAGTGCCGGCGGCGTCGGCTGGCGCGCGCAGCTGCGCCACGGCGAGGACGGCAACGGCGGCCTGGCCGAGGTCGGCATCCTCAACGATGTCGGCCGCTATTCGTTCGGTGCGTCGCGCCAGGGTGGACTCAACTATGCCTACGCCAGCGCCAGCGGCAGCCTGGTGTGGATGGGCGGGCACGCCTTCGCCACGCGCGAGGTATCCGATGCGTTCGCGGTGATCAGCACCAATGGCGTCGGCGGCGTCCCGGTGCGGCTGGAGAACCGCCTGATCGGCGTCACCGATGATCGCGGTCTGCTGCTGGTCAGTCCGTTGTTGTCCTGGCAACGCAACCGGGTCTCGATCGACACCCTGGACCTGCCCGAAGACATGCGCGCCGACCGCATCGAGGACTGGGTCACGCCGCGCCAGCGCGCCGGCACCCGCGTGACCTTCCAGCTGCGCTCGCGACCATCACTGAGCCTGACCCTGCTGGCGATGGACGGGCAGCCATTGGAGGTGGGCAGCGAGGTACAGCTGCCTGATGGCCGCCAGGCCACGGTCGGCTACGACGGCCTGCTCTATCTGGAAGATGTCGCCGCCGGCAGCGTGCTGTACGTCACCACCAGCCGCGGCCCCTGCCGGGTGAAAGTACCGGACCTGCCCAAGGTGGTGGCGTCCGGCGCCCGCCCGAAACCGGCACCGCAGCAGTGCGTTCCGGAGGTGGCGCCATGA